The Apis cerana isolate GH-2021 linkage group LG10, AcerK_1.0, whole genome shotgun sequence DNA window TAGTGCTGAGATGTCTAGCagacagcaacaacaacagcaaacACCCACTGGTCCGGGTTATAAATATGGTTCCACTCCTTCTGGACCACCACCTCCTTATCCTCAAGGACAAGGACAGaatcttaatacaaaaagatttaaggtaaaaatttttcattaaaaataattgagaaaaagtGGTATAAAtgtcaacaaatttttatttgagaaattataattagaatgtgttcgaatattcaattaataaaacataaatttataaaaaaatcatatatatatcattaagatatattcagaaaatagaaaacataccagtttttttttgtgatgATTCCGACAACTCAATCTGTTATCGAGATACAGATTCAAAATGTTTATAGAACAGAGTTACATACACAGAGATTAATAGCGCGACGACCTAGAGACCTACATTTTCTTCCTGGAACTGTGTACTATATTCTTCCAAGAATCGCGTCTGTCGCTTACCTGGAGTTTGGGATAGGTTAGTGAGATTAAGTGTAAAGGAAAGATTTGAATAAGCAAgaagaacgaaaataataaataatgaaaaattaattttttctttacgatATCTCGGAAACCGGAAGTAAtgttggaataaataaaaaaatattttaaagaaaacattctacatttttaataGTCTTTCATTTATTGATCAGAAATCATTATCTTCAaacttataacaatatataaacttttccgaaaattttaatatttatttttttttcatctttattcatcttattatatatatcatgaataaaattataccacTTTTTCActgcgattaattatttattatttgatttccattttaattatttaaataaattacttatttttagcCGGGAGAAGAACCAATTTCTCCAGGTTCACAACAGAGACCACCACCATTTTATCTCACATCTCAACAACTGCAGATGTTACAGTTTCTTCAACAAAATCATGGAAGTTTAACGCAACAACAGCAAGGTTTGCTTGCACAATTACAACAACAATACAGATGTATGCAACAACATCAACAACAAATTAGATTACAACAGCAACAAGCTGCTCAAAGAGGTTTAAGGCCAGGACAACCTGGTTATCCTACAGGTTACAATCATACACAACTAGGACAACCTGGCGTGATCAAGAATTATGGGATACCTCAACAACCGGTatcatactttttattttaaaatttttctcatttctttacttttctaatgtaataattatattatattttaaataattattttctgtaacAGTTGCAACAAGGTGGAACTGTTGCATTACAAACAGGGTTCTCAGATTCTAATGTCGGTTATAATACGGCAGCAACTGGGAACAGTCAAACACCAGGAATGCCTTACAAATCTGCCTCTGATTCAAACTATCCTCAAAGGCAATTGACATCCGGCCAATACAACCAATATCAGCCTAATCAATACACTGCCCAGGGTTACACACAAATATCGTCCACGACGAGTAATTATCCCGAAGGTTCCGCGGGAAATAAAGACCTGGGAGTAACAGATCAAGAATTACAGGCTTTGTTATCACAAAAAGATATTGCGACGTCTTTGGCGGAGGatttattgaaacattttgGTTCGGAAGATTTAGATGTAAAAGAAGAAGCACCAAGCATCATGAACAATGGCACGTTAAGTTCAGGTCCATTTTCACCGTCGAATCTCGAAGAGAGTAcagaaaaaatcaaagaagtAAAACTAGAGAAGGTTGAAGATAGTCAACCTTCGTCTACGTCGAAACTCGAAGCATACGAAAAAAGCAATACAAAAACATCGACTCCAGTAGTTGAGACGGTGAAATGTGAAGCAACTTCGAgtacaaataaaatcgaatcagTTGCTCGGATTGAACCGGTGCTTAAATTGGAAAGCCTGTGTGAATCACAACCTGAACAAGAACTTAGTATAGATATGGATTCTAAAGGTATTATAGAAGCATGTAAAGGTCAGGGATTAAAAGGTGTACCAAATTGCTCCATACTGAGCGATCGTTCACCTCCACCCGCTCCACCTGATCCTCCAAATCAGAGACTAACCAAGGAACAACTCTTACCCCCAACTCCTAGCGTTTatttagagaataaaaaagacgCGTTCAGTCCACAACTCCAAGAGTTTTGTTTAAAACATCCGATAGCTGTGATTCGCGGTTTGGCGGCTGCTTTGAAATTAGATCTTGGATTGTTCTCAACGAAAACTTTGGTAGAAGCGAATCCAGATCATGGTATCGAAGTAAGAACACAAATGCAACAGACCAGCGATGAGAATTGGGATCCTGTCATGGGCAGAAAAGTTTGGGGTTGTATCAGTCACAGAAGCCACACAACTATTGCGAAATATGCGCAGTATCAGGCGTCAAGTTTTCAAGAAAgcttgaaagaagaaagggagaaagctCAAGGTATACATACCTCGAATTTATCCGATTCAGATTCAAAAGATAGTACTGGTGCtgttagaagaaagaaaaacgctTTTGGATTGGCGGGTCGACCGGGTTCGAAGATGTTGCGATTTGGGACCAATGTAGATTTATCAgacgaaagaaaatggaaaccGCAGCTTCAAGAGTTGATGAAATTACCGGCATTCGCTAGAGTCGTTTCGGCGGGAAACATGCTCAGCCATGTTGGCCATGTTATTTTAGGAATGAATACTGTTCAGTTGTACATGAaggtatgtaatatttatttattgttatttaatacaaatcattccatttttttactattttaaaaaataaattcaaagcaaaaatatttctataacaatttcaataataatttcaatatcatttacaatatttaaaaaaatttataatttttgtaacaaattttgtgaaattttataattagtttttaaacattttataattagttttaaacattaatctttaaggattatttttatttgttatttttaaaggtACCTGGTAGTAGAACACCCGGTCAccaggaaaataataatttttgttctattaatatcaatattggaCCAGGAGATTGCGAATGGTTTGCAGTGCCTGATGCATATTGGGGAATAATTTGCTCACTTTGTGAGCGAAACAATATCAATTACCTTCATGGTAGCTGGTGGCCTTCTCTAGAAGACCTGTATGAGGAAAACATTCCTGTATATAGGTTTTTACAAAGACCAGGTGATCTTGTTTGGGTTAATGCaggtaaataaattgttaataattataaattattcaacattaaatatattgtataataattcgcaatttaaagaaataaaaaaattattttttagtaatttttaacatacatatttttatttaaaagttttgttcaaattattaaaattaataaataaaaatattttgattacaaactatcaaaacaaaatttattttactatttttttaggTTGTGTACATTGGGTTCAAGCTGTTGGATGGTGTAATAATATTGCATGGAATGTAGGCCCTTTGACTGCTCGACAATATCAACTGGCAATCGAACGTTATGAATGGAATAAACTACAATCATTTAAATCTATAGTACCAATGGTACATTTATCTTGGAATTTAGCCAGAAATATCAAAGTATCAGATCccagattatttgaattaattaaaaattgcctATTAAGGACAATGAGACAGTgttgtttaatattagaatttgtaAAAAGTAAAGGTGTAGAAGTTCGGTTTCATGGACGAGGAAAAAACGAAGCATCGCATTATTGCGGCCAATGCGaggtaaaatattcttaaataaaactcTTAATCGTtttgtaataatgtaataatattagattttaaatttatataaaaaataattacatattttggcaaaaaataaattgtcaaatacatattaaaagataaattgcaaatttatatttctttcagatTGAAGTATTTAATATCTTGTTCATAAGGGAACAAGAAAAACGACACGTCGTGCACTGTATGGATTGTGCACGAAAACAATCCCCATCCTTAGAAGGATTTGTTTGCTTAGAAGAATATAGAATGCGTGATTTAATGGAGGTTTACGATGGATTTACTTTACATACCTCTCTAACAACTCCTTCATCAGCTCAGTCTAGCCAATCCTCCTGAGAATACATGCAACACAGATATTTAGACTTCTTAGGCACTTTACAGTGACTTTGATAGTACAATATctgtgtttaaaaaaaatctttatgatAAGGATTGTTTAAGTACCTGAGAGCTATcatgaagaaaatgaaaacagatcgaaaaattttatatgttagaCTATATAGTCAAACATCTGtttccatattaattttaaggtACGCACAATATATGTTGTAtatgaaagaattgaaaatttttaatattctgacaATTAGTTAGTACTATTTACACAAACTGAAAACtatattcgatcaattttatattggatTAATACAAAATCTCCAAAACATTGTTCTAGCTCTCGGGCATAGAAAATTGAAGCTAAGTTAAACGAGAGAAGACTGTGCTTTACTTGTAAATTACTTGATATCATCATTTGCTAAAACTTTGCAATAAGATATAATGGACATAATTATCAAACTTGGTCACGTTTCTTATCAGTTTTATGTCATGGCTAGAGTCTGAAAagcatttaatattcatttttatcatgaaaaaaagaaaatatatatatatatatattattttcttcataaatcacatatttcgaaatttttacgattaataaattgcCAAAGAAagcagaaaaaatttcatatacacGAAAACATCATGGAAATGTTCACTGCCAAtcgtgaatataataaaagattacatTTAGTCCAAAGTGATGAGGGATAAATTGtcgttaattattgttatgaaTTAAGATACGATTGTAAAGTATTGCAAAGCTGCTCAAAACATActtttatgtacatttttgtatacaaaCGGATTGAAACGATTACTACTTTTGATGAAATTCACGGAGATATTACACTGTTTCGAATGTCTTACTGCCAATGACAATTCAATCTTAATATAGTAGTATAATAATTGTGTTTTCACATTTAAGATAATgtgatcaatataaaattgagatttattaagaattattgatcttttttataaattcaacaaaaaaaatacagaagtATTCATCAAATACtacttcaaataaattattgtgttatataaataaattagtggCTCTAAAACATTTGTACAGTAAAAAATACAGTTTATAATAACGACTTATAAAAACATACCTCCGTGTTTAGAATGAGAAAAGAATAACATACTgcaaaaaacttataaaatggCGTTTCTtgagttataattttatttactatcataaacaaaacaaataaaaaaatgtatgaacACTCACAactatagaaattgaaaatcatgtgttaaatttttttcaacgataaaataataagataagaattattgatatttattaattataaatgaatttatttgaatcaatttttaattatatgaaattatttcttgatttatatactttattcaaatagatgaaaaatagaattataactatcgtcttatttaaaatattctttaatataattgtagaaCATTAGtgcaaattacaattttaacaaatttagaagcaaaatataaaatcagatcaagatttaaataaagttggAGAACGCTGacatataatgtttaatagcAAGTAATCGTatcttaaaacaaaaaagaaacgtacCTTCGACTCAGTCTTGTCAATTCACATTGGCGTTTAAAAACGCCAAATGTACGTgccagaaaacaaaaaaaaatcttacccaccacaaatgtataaataatacaattctcGTTCCgccgaaaaaaatgtattttcacaTACGcatgagagagagggagagaaagagagagaaagtgaagaaaaaaagcaaaaaatggTAGATAGTCCATACAGGTTGTAATAAGATCATCGGAGAACgatgtatttttgaaaattctagaaaatgCTAGTTCCGCCGAgttagttaataataaacgaaaatcgCATTTCTTTTATATGCGTGACAAATTTCAGCGCTGTAAttgcaatatatgtatgtacatatatatatatatacatacatatatatctacatCATATAAAGCAATGGCTGAATATAATGCTATAATTTCGCCAGTTATCTATGATTATTAATGATGGTCGTACGGGTTCAAAAACTCGTGTCCAAGAGTATTTTAATCCATACACTCTAATGATCTCATTTCATGTAATATTGGCAGTTTGGAATGATAATGATTTCTGCCGATATTTCGAACTGACTTGACAATTTTGATTaacagttaataaattatgtataaatatatttaatgtaaaaaaaataagataagataatatgaaatgaattgaAACGGAATGGCTCAAGAGCTTTGCTAAGTAATAACAAACAAATTGAATGCAATCTTTGTGTAGTATCAAATCTGTCTTGCTGTGACTAATGGCTAATCTGCATTAATTTGAATACGAAATTGAGCAGATTTTCTATAACCGTTTTAAtagtatatgaaaattttttactaatattacGCTATTCGACTTTAATAgtcaaatgatttaatattatcgttatttttcttttttcattaattggcaatacttaataaatatattaattacattatacataaaaattaatatataaaaaaatttttatttttatttctatgatctttaacaattaatttaaactgggaaataatattttcaaaatatacttcaaaataataaaatgtacatgatataaaaatgacaaatatgtatctatatgttaatataaattgtcattaacattatatattaaaattgcattgTCTAAAAAcggtttcattaaaaaaaggtTCACAGCATTGGCAGTTCAAGTTTGTTTGcagttgtttaatttttttttttttttttagaatgtttTAGATTCTTCAAATAACAAAGTTCACTTgttagtaaattaatattatagcaagAAATGTACttctcttaataataaaatatattatattttgttgctTACAAGTGGAATATTTGCAattgaatggaaaataattttataaaattttaacgaaataatttgtatgtgatcattgataaaattgtaaacttatatctgaatatttaaagatcTTAATGGTAATTATTTGAACATAGAAAGAtacataaataagaaaaaattttttttggaatgaatttttttaaattgttttttcaatatatttcataaaaatatgctGCAATTGCACAGGATTTAGAAATCTAGTATCATAATTGgcagtattattaattaaattttctcattaaatttaattatgataattaatttaaacaaagatcTCTAGTTcaaaaatagagaataaaaaaataaataatctacttTTTatctaaacaataaaattatatttcctaaATAATATACTAGATTTTTTAACAACCTGCAGAAATGgcatattttataagttaaaggaaatataaagaaatattaggattgataaaatatattatttgaaatagtaGACTAGTTAATGTAAGCTTTCAAATACCATTTGTGttttagttataatttaattggttTTTAGATAGTTTACATTCACTagtcgaaatatatattatatatgtatatcttaattttctcatattttcttttatttaattaaatttaaattgcgcATCGTTATTCGTAATGAactataaatctaataaatttaataaatttaattaatggaaaaaagtCAGAGAACTTGAGAACAGTAGTTATATTaacttatcatttaataaaatgtaagtaactgtaaatatttgatttttgtaaaatcagAGAATAAGTAGGAGAGcagaattatataacaaatacatctttataataatcactCAGTTGTTTATTCTGCACATAAGCAGATTTTTCAAAGTCTTGTATTTTGATACTGATCAAGGAATAATGTAACATTGgtgaattttagaaaattatgcaatttaGTATTGCGCACAAATGctagaaaattatcaaaagaaattaagaaattcctTTGTATCATTTCAtcttcagaaatattttaaaattcataaaatggcGCACATACGAAATTGCGTATATACTTCGAAAagcaaaggaaaaaataacaaaaacaaaaaattaaaggacATACATAAAACGTATTTTcgctaaataatatatgaagtGTTTAAGTTCTGACTTACCAAATGAAGTTaacaaaacaaacataaaaaaaagtttattttttctgtaCAACTGACTAtaacaaagaagaaataatattttcgaattcgtCTGTAATGTAAAGCGAAATGTAGCAAACCATAGCatggaaaatgaaaacgaaaaaaattatgataccTAATTCACAAAACACGTAGCTTAAAACTTGTAAAACTGTATTTTAAATGTGAAAACATTCACTGCCAAATTGTGATAAACAAATCCCACCTTTAAACCGGAGCGTTTTCTTAACTTCTGATCGCATTGACCAATTATTTCCTCCTAAATAGTTACCGTGAATTCTGCACATTCTGATATAATAgtcatctatattttttcttaatgtttaagatataatatcgaaGAGAATATAGCGTTGACCAATGCAGCTAGAATCGAAGGAAACCGCTCCCTATTTTAAGTGCGTAGCATCGtaacaatgaaagaaaaaaataaataaatgaaaaaggaaaaaagaaaaaagatcatattgatatttttaaacgggCACGTTTTACTGTTTAAAAAGTACCATCTGGACCGCCTATAGCGctcttctataatattatatgtttacgTGTACAGTGCCTTTATACCTGAAAAAAgagacaaaatgaaaaaaaaaagaaagaatggaaaagaacattttaaaagaaagaaaaatacctTTGCTTTCGAGAAATCAATGTAGATTCATACACAAAACTTCCCTCACTTTAGACACAGGAAtacgtagaattttaaaatagagaaaatatatgGGGAACATGAGTTTTTTTTAGTCTTTCgcattaatttctcgaaaagtcAAGGCATGCGGTCCCTCCTACGTGTCGCAAACATTCTTCTAATTAGGTTCAGATTGTAATGATTacctaattataattaatgtaattagattattattatgaagtaTGTTGTAAAAGTGTACAGTTTGGATCGGGTGATCCTTTTATGCGGGAGATCATGCTGTAGCTAgccttattattatcattacaactattattatcatgaattattattgcagttaattaaaatatattgtgtttaccataataatgtaatatagagTTACACAGAGCTCGACTGTGCTGTACATTATGATTATCAACACAAACGCTGCTGCcctgcaattattattaaattgacttTTCCCAAAAATACTATTtgcattatttcttatttcctcATAACATatcaacttaaaattaaatcaaattcaacAACAAATTCAGGAAATTCTTTGTCATTCATTATATATGGaacaaagtatatttaattaattattttagtctttttaattattaatttatttatatttatcacaaCGAATGtgtcatattataattcaattataatcatatatcaatattgaattccaataaattaaaaatttattggaattcattaatatgttgaacataaaattgattcgtaagattatcgattaattctataatcaaaattattgtaaattattataaattaaaatttatttttaattatgcaacaATTGcgtagttttaattatttaaaaaagttttatatcattttttatttaaagaaaataaattttttttctaaaaaaatttattttaacttaagtataaatagatatataatgaaaactataatgaattaaaaatacaactaTCAATAGAAAGTCGATAAGTCATAATTTCAAGGATACTTCAAGAATATCCATATTaccttgaataattttataattaaagctttatttaatgatttcattaaaaaattttagttttaaaaattaaattgcaaaatttaaatgaactttacttaaagttattaataaataaaaaataaataactttgaaGTATACTTGAAACTttctattaatgaatttatttgtaaatactttgtattttttaatgcctttttttatttaattcaaaatactttttgaaatatattcatttataaaataaaatatcactattttataattctttataaataataattatcatacttttacatttattaaaatattcttaaataatagaataagcaaaaagcaaaaattatatttctatataattgctaaaaaaaaaaaatgagttgaataatttaacaatagagatacaaaatggaattaatttacattgatctaatcataaatattattagaacatatttattaatatattatccaattttccaaaaaagaaaatgtattgggtaatatgttaattataaatgtctattgttttttaaattttaatactggAAGAATCATCTAAAATATCTAATGATTCTTATATtaagatgaagaaaaaatattttaagcaaatataatatactatataatataatataatataatataatataatataatataatataatataatatactagcaataaattacattcgaataaaatatcacattatgttttttcgaataaacttttctgagaaatattcaaaatatacaatcttttttgtttataaataaacaattttttataacacgaaaaaaaatgttcgaaattattaaaagtagatttaaataaattatttaatattataataattatttaaaatagtttttctaagcaataaaataataatataataagaataaaataataacaatagttattaataatgtcaaaataatgagaaaatataaatatgaattcatttaaatcttttctccaatgaataatttttaaaaaattttttatctttaaaaataaagaaatcgatCATTTTATCTTACCTTATACGTTAACTGCTAATTTAAAGGTGAACCATTTGTACATACATAAGTAGGCACCaacgaatcaaaaaaaaatgtttgatataaatatgatacttATGTCCTTCTAAGTGCCCGCATTTGCTTACGACGTGCTTGAACGACACCATAAACAACTGCTGCAAGACTTCGGCACCTTGCAGTATGCTTAGTCGAACTTTCTTGTTGCAAAGTCCCTTTGCCCAATACGAAATATGTCTCCATTGTTCCTTTTCCTTTAACTTCGATAAGTCCTCTCTTCTGTGTCTGATATCCTCTCGATTccaaaaactatttaaatataaatcaaatacgtAATTtgcatgtataataaataatcattttttttaaatatatattctttaattactcTAGCAATATCCTGTGGAACTTGTATTTTTCCCATAACACCTGTAGAGTCCATACGGGAAGCCAAATTTACCGTGTTACCCCAAATATCGAATACAGGTTTTCGAGCACCGATTACACCTCCTACTAATGGACCACAGCTTATACCTActcttaaatcaaaattattgaacGAATGTATGTTTACATCTTCAAGACGAAGTCGCATAGCTACTGCATAATCCACTAGTCTACATAAATGCTCCAtatcatctttatttttatcctagaaaaaatattaaagaaatgataaaattaaaaattgatcaaaatttattattgtattatatagaatataaaaaaaaattatatatcatttataattacattttggCAAGGATTGAGACCAGAAGCTGCCATATAAGTAGCTCCgactgtttttattttttctatgcaATGAAATCGATTTTCGTCCAGGAGTTCGTCAAAATCagctaaaaataattaaaatatatatttattattgaataaattatgttaataataataaatatttttaaatgttcaaaacaacaaaatttttttcacttcaactataaatatgttaccaataatttcattcaataaacGTATACACTCCATTCCTTTATTAACATCTTCTGaataaaattctgtaaaatttgGTACACTAGCGAACATCACTCCAACTTTATCTCGTGATTGAGAATATAATTCCTATAAatgtattaagaaaaaattataatattcattaaattaacaaacttattaacaaattaaaaatgtaaaattat harbors:
- the LOC107993000 gene encoding histone demethylase UTY isoform X1; its protein translation is MAQDTDDINLTPQELQILSELDSRQFGFLKLNSPEQTKKKALVVRAIKYLERMLVQAQAENQRRKADSTKMNPDELKDDDEDKGISIDPKTYCKLGHFHLLLEDYSKAMSAYQKFYSLKGDYWKDASFLYGQGLVYYHFNAFQWAVKAFQQVLWVEPGFPRACEVHLRLGLMLKVHADFDAALKHLTLALIDATTPASFSKLEIKFHIAHLYEVQGKYRLAKEHYEALLKEKTLPSHLKADICRQLGWMYHVVDCTVLGITRQQKQAIAIHCLQKSIEAEPKSGQSLYLLGRCLAASGKVHDAFIAYRLSFTHDSVRDTLKNRLFYLISNWKLERNSVEKSEGNADTWCSIGVLYQQQNQPMDALQAYICAVQLDKSHSAAWTNLGILYESVSQPKDALACYVNASRGNNNTPNCTGSLVGLGGAKSGGNTPMNPSLQQRINFLQSHLSQAPMPSVATKRRQLPSIEEAWNLPISAEMSSRQQQQQQTPTGPGYKYGSTPSGPPPPYPQGQGQNLNTKRFKPGEEPISPGSQQRPPPFYLTSQQLQMLQFLQQNHGSLTQQQQGLLAQLQQQYRCMQQHQQQIRLQQQQAAQRGLRPGQPGYPTGYNHTQLGQPGVIKNYGIPQQPLQQGGTVALQTGFSDSNVGYNTAATGNSQTPGMPYKSASDSNYPQRQLTSGQYNQYQPNQYTAQGYTQISSTTSNYPEGSAGNKDLGVTDQELQALLSQKDIATSLAEDLLKHFGSEDLDVKEEAPSIMNNGTLSSGPFSPSNLEESTEKIKEVKLEKVEDSQPSSTSKLEAYEKSNTKTSTPVVETVKCEATSSTNKIESVARIEPVLKLESLCESQPEQELSIDMDSKGIIEACKGQGLKGVPNCSILSDRSPPPAPPDPPNQRLTKEQLLPPTPSVYLENKKDAFSPQLQEFCLKHPIAVIRGLAAALKLDLGLFSTKTLVEANPDHGIEVRTQMQQTSDENWDPVMGRKVWGCISHRSHTTIAKYAQYQASSFQESLKEEREKAQGIHTSNLSDSDSKDSTGAVRRKKNAFGLAGRPGSKMLRFGTNVDLSDERKWKPQLQELMKLPAFARVVSAGNMLSHVGHVILGMNTVQLYMKVPGSRTPGHQENNNFCSININIGPGDCEWFAVPDAYWGIICSLCERNNINYLHGSWWPSLEDLYEENIPVYRFLQRPGDLVWVNAGCVHWVQAVGWCNNIAWNVGPLTARQYQLAIERYEWNKLQSFKSIVPMVHLSWNLARNIKVSDPRLFELIKNCLLRTMRQCCLILEFVKSKGVEVRFHGRGKNEASHYCGQCEIEVFNILFIREQEKRHVVHCMDCARKQSPSLEGFVCLEEYRMRDLMEVYDGFTLHTSLTTPSSAQSSQSS
- the LOC107993000 gene encoding histone demethylase UTY isoform X2, yielding MAQDTDDINLTPQELQILSELDSRQFGFLKLNSPEQTKKKALVVRAIKYLERMLVQAQAENQRRKADSTKMNPDELKDDDEDKGISIDPKTYCKLGHFHLLLEDYSKAMSAYQKFYSLKGDYWKDASFLYGQGLVYYHFNAFQWAVKAFQQVLWVEPGFPRACEVHLRLGLMLKVHADFDAALKHLTLALIDATTPASFSKLEIKFHIAHLYEVQGKYRLAKEHYEALLKEKTLPSHLKADICRQLGWMYHVVDCTVLGITRQQKQAIAIHCLQKSIEAEPKSGQSLYLLGRCLAASGKVHDAFIAYRNSVEKSEGNADTWCSIGVLYQQQNQPMDALQAYICAVQLDKSHSAAWTNLGILYESVSQPKDALACYVNASRGNNNTPNCTGSLVGLGGAKSGGNTPMNPSLQQRINFLQSHLSQAPMPSVATKRRQLPSIEEAWNLPISAEMSSRQQQQQQTPTGPGYKYGSTPSGPPPPYPQGQGQNLNTKRFKPGEEPISPGSQQRPPPFYLTSQQLQMLQFLQQNHGSLTQQQQGLLAQLQQQYRCMQQHQQQIRLQQQQAAQRGLRPGQPGYPTGYNHTQLGQPGVIKNYGIPQQPLQQGGTVALQTGFSDSNVGYNTAATGNSQTPGMPYKSASDSNYPQRQLTSGQYNQYQPNQYTAQGYTQISSTTSNYPEGSAGNKDLGVTDQELQALLSQKDIATSLAEDLLKHFGSEDLDVKEEAPSIMNNGTLSSGPFSPSNLEESTEKIKEVKLEKVEDSQPSSTSKLEAYEKSNTKTSTPVVETVKCEATSSTNKIESVARIEPVLKLESLCESQPEQELSIDMDSKGIIEACKGQGLKGVPNCSILSDRSPPPAPPDPPNQRLTKEQLLPPTPSVYLENKKDAFSPQLQEFCLKHPIAVIRGLAAALKLDLGLFSTKTLVEANPDHGIEVRTQMQQTSDENWDPVMGRKVWGCISHRSHTTIAKYAQYQASSFQESLKEEREKAQGIHTSNLSDSDSKDSTGAVRRKKNAFGLAGRPGSKMLRFGTNVDLSDERKWKPQLQELMKLPAFARVVSAGNMLSHVGHVILGMNTVQLYMKVPGSRTPGHQENNNFCSININIGPGDCEWFAVPDAYWGIICSLCERNNINYLHGSWWPSLEDLYEENIPVYRFLQRPGDLVWVNAGCVHWVQAVGWCNNIAWNVGPLTARQYQLAIERYEWNKLQSFKSIVPMVHLSWNLARNIKVSDPRLFELIKNCLLRTMRQCCLILEFVKSKGVEVRFHGRGKNEASHYCGQCEIEVFNILFIREQEKRHVVHCMDCARKQSPSLEGFVCLEEYRMRDLMEVYDGFTLHTSLTTPSSAQSSQSS